Within Scomber japonicus isolate fScoJap1 chromosome 18, fScoJap1.pri, whole genome shotgun sequence, the genomic segment TATGTACAGACCTCACAGCAGATCCATCACACACTGCTTCTACAtgtctgatttttatttattctaagtTGTAAAAGCAGTCACACAGCATCAGcagagttgttgttttgttttttttccaaagccTCCAATGTAGGTCATCGGTCAGTCCACCACTTCTTTGGCtccacactgaaatatctcagcaactataatattggatggattgccatgaaattatCTCCAGACTTTCATGTTCCCAAGAGGATGAGGTCTAATAACTTTGGTAATCCCCTGACTTTCCCTCTAATGCTACCATGAGGATTTGGTATTTTTTGGATTTAAAGAGGGAATATCatgcttttttatgacttactATTGTCCGCTAGCATATTTCAGATCTAATTCAGGCTCAAACTGTCaaaaaaaggtatttaaaaagtttatatttcaagtaaagaacaaagaaaaaaagtgaaatccaAGTATTATAGTTTGTTTAaactttgtgtcgtcctcccgggtcaaattgaccccgtctgttttgactgttccttctttccttccttccatcccccttccttccttcctttctctctccctccctcctaccttccttccttccttcctccctcctttccttcctccctcctgcctttcttcctccctcccttccttctttcctccctccctccttgtctccttctttcctccccattaccttccttctttcctctgtccttcttttcttccttccttcctccctcctttccttccttctttcctccctccctccttgtctccttcattcctccccattaccttctttctttcctctgtccttcttttcttccttcctcctttccttccttcctccctcctttccttccttctttcctttcttcccttccttacttcctccctcctatccttcctccctccctcctttctttctttcattctttcctttccttccttcttcctcccttccttccttgactcgaagacaacaggagggttaattaaccTCCTGAAACTGACCATAGTGGGCTAATTGGGTagataaaaaactaaacttgaCGTTaccacctaaagtaaaacatttccccacatattttacatatattctGGCTtgtatgagttgtatctccaccaggatacctataaaaatggtcataatggtgaAAACAATTGACTGTTTCATTTAATAAAGGCTTTCCTttgtcattaatatcacacatgctagtttctaaactgatttttatcatttctatcaaagtatagacctGCCAAAAGCGTTTAATTTGATCAATTCAATGCACATACAATTGAACAACTACCTTCataaccaatcatgctcctaaaAAAGTGTTAAAGTCTGTAtttcctggtgcacgttgcctgtttaagggttaaagagacGGGAGCTTAAACTGAGTAAGTGGACCTAAATGCAGAAGACGGCAAGCAGACAGGATCAAAAGTAGGactatttattaaaaatcaaaagGAAGTTTTAGTTACAGGAACATaggaggaaaaacacagaacagacaaaccaaaaaaCCCAGAAACATAACCATCTTCATAATAAACCGACATGAATAGAACAGAAACTCCCCAAAAAGGCctcttataataacaataactgaGTCTGAGACTAAGCAGACTAACTAATAAAGGCAACATTAATACATCATTTCAGACAGTCACTCAAAATAAACCCTCTCCCACACAGTCTAGTCCAAAGAAACTCAAGGAGGGAAATGTCTCAGGGTCTCTGGAGAAAGGGTGGAAAACGATGATGGTGATAAACACGGCCTGTtatcagacagaggctgaactgaggcgtTGAATTCAGAGCTAGTATAAAACAAATAAGGAGTAGATTGTAAAGATATTGAAGTACAGCGCCAGATTAGAAATATAAAACCTGGGAATGTGCCCTTTACAGTACGTCTCCTTTTAAGTGACATGTCTAAACAGCTATTCGGTGGGTTGCCATGGCGTCCATCTCAGGATGAACTTTGGTGACCCCCTTCGCTTTTCTTCTAGCTCTTCTGTACAGCAGCATCATCACGAGTCAAAATGTCAAGTTGGCCAAAACTGATAACGTTTCCATCAGTCCAAATTTGTGTCGTTACGATCAGCATAGCATCACATCGTCAGCATAGAATCACACTACggtagttttcacatctttaaagTGCAGACCATTGTAAAGTAAGTGCCGTGGACATGGTTTAATATTTAAGGGCAAAATATAGTGGAGCATTCAGACCCACAATATAGTGCACTGTATAGTAAATAGGGAGTGATGGGGTCTGTTCGAAacctcatactttcctactactcgtactaactctgacgtcatttgaagtatgtagtgtgtttcaactgcgtagtgatttagagtatgtgagaagttcctggatggtttactagattctccagaaatgcagagtatgcatcaagagctgactactcacactcaaattacccaagatgcaacgctactactcacactcacattacccaagatgcaacgctacttctgaaaaaaacgGTGGTTTTAAGttagttacagcgagggtatgttcgcttcctgtttacaaaataaaagcaccaattatatcgttatggttttcttaataataaaaaaaggtaacgggtgttttattctgtggaaatgacaggaagtgcgttactcgctacggctaactctgaattctcaggaacaaaactttaaacaggtgataTTTGGActaattagcgtcacattgtggatctaaagggctactttactttcttcctaaaaaggttagacatgtggataaagtggtttatttacagagttagagctaaaatgaaatcagcttcagcctgatgatttcagctcgggtaggaaccaaatgcattgtgggtaatcgtgtagtttactacagtgtaaacggtctgcttactatctggtcctttagtgtgtagtatagaagtatgtagtatgtagtatgcggtttcgaacacagtcATGGTCTATCTGTTTTAACTTATCATGTTGAGCCTCTACGATTTGAAGTGAACTGAGACATAACCAACAAAAGAAAGCTCTCGTGTattcaaaagtaaaataaaacttttcatATGAAGGCAATCTGATGAAAACAATTACTGAAGAGTCTCTTTGAGTTCAGTTTCAGTCATCTCCTGACAACCGAAACGTTTATCTTTGCTCTCAAAATACAGTGCATGAACTTTTCTTGGAAACAGATCTTTATCAGCGGAGTatttattcctcctcctcttcctcttcatcctcctcctcatcctcctcctccttcagcagcagcagcagaataaCTTTTAACAATCATCCAACCTGAACcatgtcaaataaaaaacaggtctctttaaccctgctgttgtactcgggtcaaggaaggataggaggaaggaagtaaggagagaaggaagggaggaagtaaaggaggaaggaaggaagtaaggagagaaggaaggaaggaaaggaggaagggaggaaaggaggaaggaaggaaaagagtaaggaagggagggagggaaaggaaggaagtaaggagagaaggaaggaaaggaggaaggaaggaaaggaggaaggaacgaaaggaggaaggaaggaagtaagaaaggaagtaaggaaggaaggaaggaaggaaggaaaggagtaaggagggagggagggaaaggagtaaggagggagggagggaaaggaaggaagtaaggagagaaggaagggaggaaggaaaggagtaaggagggagggaaaggaaggaagtaaggagagaaagaaggaaggaaggaaaggagtaagaaggaaggaagcaagcaaggaaggatggaaggaaatgaggaaagtagtatggaaagaggagggagcaaagaaagagggaaggaggggaaaaatgaaggaaaaatgaaaggaaagaaagaagagatggggtcaatttgacccgggaggacgacaggagggttaaaaggctTCAGTTTgttgagggaagaaaaaaaaaaaaaagaaaaactccacGGATGTCACTTCGATGCAGTCAGCTGGTCAGAAATGTGTCGGTTCGGGTTTGTTTCAACCTGCTAGCGCTCTTTTCTCCCACAGCTGTTTTTATGAGGCTGAACTGAGTCGACCTGGATCCCCGTAAAGCTGAGCTCATTATGTTTAATTGTGTTGGATTTGAACAATGTGCAATCGGTTGTGTTGAATTCAGGAATTTGAGACTTGAGTTTGTTGTTGGTGGAGTGTTTCATTATGTTCACAATACTTCCAACTTTCAttcaggaaggagggagggaaggaggaaggaagggaggaagggaggaaggaaggaagggaggagagaaggaagggacagatggaggaagcaaaggaaagaggaaggaagtgaagaaggaaaggaaggaaaggaagaaggaaggaaggacagaaggggggaaggaaagaaggacagaaggaggggagggaggagggaaggaagggagggaggagggaaggaaagaaggacagaaggaagggaggaaggaaagaaggaaggtaggagggagggcgggaggaaagaaggacagaaggacagaaggaaaggaagcaaaggagggaggaaggagggaaggaaggaggaaggaaggaagtaaggagagaaggaagaaagggaggaaggaaggaagggatgaagggaggaagaaggaaggataggaggaagcaaaggaaagaggaaggagggaggaaaggaaggaaggaaggaaggaaggaaggaagaaaaggaggaagggaagaaggaaggaaggaaggggggaaggaaagaaggacagaagaaagagaagaaggaaaggaaggttcAGAACTTCCCTGTTCTGATTATTTTTCTCTCCTggcttcatttcctttccttctttcttttctttgtttccttccttcctttcctttgacctcttcttttcttgtttaatttcttcttcccttcccatATATCCtgattaccccccccccccccacctccctccttctttctttccttctgtccacctCTCTTCCTTTATGGCCTTTATATTTTTCCTTCACACCTTCTTTgagttctttcttttcttttcttccgttCTGTTTTAGATCTAAGCCTCACTCTTTCACACTCTCTGCATggcccctccctccctccctccctccctccctctgttattccttccctttcttccttgggtgttctttctttccctctttccttttggcTCCTTGtttatgtctttctttctttttttcttctggccAGATTTATTTcttacctctttttttctttctagctactcctttcttttcctcctgttcttctcttcttcttgggtttattctttcattgtttattcccttctttccttatgtATTTCTTCTTTCCAAATTATTCCATCTCCTTCTTTCAGgccttaacctttgtgtcgtcctcccgggtcaaattgaccccgtctgctttaactgttccttctttcctccctccttccctctttctctctttccttcctttctccctcctttccttccttcttttctccctcctttccttccttcttttctccctcctttccttcctccctcctttccttcttccttccttccttcttccttccttccctccttctctctttctttcctccctcctttccttccttcttttctccctcctttccttcctccctcctttccttcttccttccttccttcttccttccttccctccttctctctttctttcctccctcctttccttccctccttccctccttcccttccttcttccttccttccttactcctttccttcctccctcccacctttccttcctttccttccttccttcttccctcctttccttcctccctcccacctttccttccctccttctctctttccttcctttctccctcctttccttcttccttccttccttcttccatccttccctccttctctctttctttcctccctcctttccttccctccttcccttccttcttccttccttccttccttccttccttactcctttccttcctccctcccacctttccttcctttccttccttccttcttccttcttccctcctttccttcctccctcccacctttccttccttccttcttccttcttccttcttccctcctttccttcctccctccctcctttccttccttcttttctccctcctttccttcctccgtcctttccttcttccttccttccctccttctctctttctttcctccctctctcctttccatccctcattttctctttctttcctccctcctttccttccttcctttccttcttcctttcttccttccttccttccttcttccttccttccttcctacctttccttccttccttcttccttcttccctcctttccttcctccctcctttccttccctcttttcattcttctttACATCTTTTCCTTTACCCTTCCCATCTTTCTTAAATGCTCACTCTTGttgtttctttcctgttttcctttgttctttccttctgtgcttcctttcatgctaaatcatttcatttgtcctttctttcttccttccctctttccaccCAATTATTTAAACTTTAGACACAGTAAGACTATTTTACTGCTAATATTTCTCCACTTATATTATTCatccccctctccttcccttcttccttggtttattctttcattgtttattcccttctttccttatgtATTTCTTCTTTCCAAATTACTCTGTCTCCTTCTTTCAGgccttaacctttgtgtcgtcctcccgggtcaaattgaccccgtctgctttaactgttccttctttcttcccttccttccttctttccttcctccttccctccttctctcgttccttcctccctccctcctttctttacttcttttctccctcctttccttccttcttccttccctcctttccttccttcttccttccctcctttccttccttcttccttccctccttctttccttcctccctccctccttcgtctctcctttcctttcttcttccttcccttcttactccctcccttccttccttgactcaaggacaacaggagggttaatttctttcattcttctttaAATCTTTTCCTTTACCCTTCCCATCTTTCCTAAATTCTCACTCTTGttgtttctttcctgttttcctttgttctttccttctgtgcttcctttcatgctaaatcatttcatttgtcctttctttcttccttccctctttaacTAATCAAGAAACAAGAAACTTTCCACCCAATTATTTAAACTTTAGACACAGTAAGACTATTTTACTGTAAGTAAACTGTGTCCTCCTAGCAGGGAGTATGTGTCCGTGGTGTTGTTATTGTACTCAGAAGATTCGAGTCCCCTCCGTTGTTTATTGATAAACTAACCCGGCAGCATGGCACTGAGTGGAATGACAACCGCGCGAGGCACAAAAAGTGACGCACACAGTCCCTGCATGAGGTGCCAGCAGCAGTTTGTAAAGAGGCTAAAGACGCTGGCAGAGAGCACCTGTCAAACTTCATATCAAGTCacccgtttttttttttttccactaacCTGACAAAAGCAGGCAGGAAAACCACCTCAACGAGTCATGTGTCCCATTAAATGTGCTACTCATCTCCATCTCGGATGTCTATACGTTACGAGCCTATGGACAAAGTGTGTTGTAGGTTCTCCTCTGACGCAGGGAAACCGTTTAGTTGTAGTGTCTGGTGTCACAGGGACGCATAGCAATGCAAATGCTGCCTATAAATATACTTCCACGTCCAGGCTATTTTAAACCTTAACAGGGTCAAACAGGAGAGTTCAACTTCCTTTTACCACTGGGAATTTATGTCCTGAAATGTTTAATTGTCTGTATAGAGGCCAGCAGAAAATCCAGGCAGATGATAAATAAACtggtggagagagaagaagaagaaaaaaagaagtagtaTGCAATAAATTGATTAAGTAGACTGATAAAAAGGGGAAGTTTGCCTAAatttacacaataaaacaatagaTTTTCTTGCTTACTAGTGGAATTAATGGTAGTTTtggtttattattgaggttggAAATAGCTCCAGCTGCATATTGTGGCTTTCGTactgtagatgatgatgatgatgatgatgatggagttGATTGAGTTGGCTCAGCTATTATCAGGAGCCTCTCCTCCCAAGAAGAACTATGCAATAGgttgtaatgtaaaaaaaatgacctATAGTAACCTTTGAGTGACAAAGGTACAATTCAGATGAGGTGGAGAGTTAGATCCTAACTTGCAAAATATTgaactgatttatttatgtcCTGAAATGTTTAATTGTCTGTAGAGGCCAGCAGAAAATCCAGGCAGTGGCAGTTTTTTGAGTAGACTGATACCTTTATTAGTTCACCCAAATGGTAGTTTTGGTTTATTATTGAGCTTGGAAATAGCTTCAGCTGCATATTGTGGCTTTCAtactgttgatgatgatgatgatgatgatgatgatgatgatgatgatcagttATTATAAGGAGCCTCTCCTcccaagggttagggttaaaaacaacacaataggttgtaatgtaaaaaaaaatgacctaTAGTAACCTTTGAGTGACAGAAGCCATCTAGTAGGTGTAGTAGTTATGACTTGAGAAGTGGCATAATTCAGATGAGGTGGCGAGTTGGATCCTAACTTGCAAAACATtggacttatttatttatgtcctGAAATATTTAATTGTCTGTAGAGGCCAGCAGAAAATCCAGGCAGtggttattatattattgagCTTGGAAATAGATTCAGCTGCATATTGTGGCTTtcatagatgatgatgatggagtaGATTGAGTTTGCTCAGCTATTATAAAAAGCCTCTCCAATAGgttgtaatgtaaaaaaaaatgacctaTAGTAACCTctgagtgacagatgccatctagaAGTTGTACTAGTTATGACTTGAGAAGTGGCATAATTCAGATGAGGTGACGAGTTGGATCCTAACTTGTAAAATATTGGACTTATTGGACTTATAGCTGCAGGAGGCCGTCGAGTAGAACCAGTTTTTAAAGATCTGAAACTatgatttttgtcattttaacccaaaccatctGTTCCTGAACCTAGCCAAGTGTTAATCCTAACCACACCTTAAATACAGCATTATCACATCATAGAAAAGAACAGACATATAACACCGTCCCTGTTTATTACTGCTGATAGAGGAGTCTGATTAGAGCTCATCAGAGAACTGCTGTGGGTCGCTTTGGGAGTTAACGGTCGATCAACCGTTTAATTTGCCGCGCCTGCTTTGTCGGAGAGATGATTTAATTATCATATGAGACAAGTGTGAAATTCTGATGGTTATACAATCACCTGTTATCACATTAGGGCCGAAACCAATCATTATTTAATggtttttattgattaattgcttGGCCTATAAAACACTTCAGCACCTGATGATATGGAGATGTAAATGGGAAGAAAATGTCCTTATaagattaatttatttatagttaattattcttttcattaatagattaataatTTCAGTTATATGTCACATACTCATAATCTGTTGACGAAGGCCAAGAAATATGTCTTAAAGATCAGGAAAGACTGAAATAAGTTGTAGTTTAGAAAGTAAAAAACATTCAATAGCTTAAACACAGACTATTgtattatactattatacttttattattacttttcaaGCTAGTTCTTAATTAGTTCCAGTTAAACATTCATTCCTCGCTGCAAAATTAGTtgatttttaaaagtaacgtcAGTATAAATTACATTCACttccattttatttcattttagttgAAGGCAGACAGGCATTTTAAAACCTCtgcaaataaaatcaaactatTTGCACGATGCCAGAAGAATTAAGTGAGAATATATGCTTTTTAACCTATTCATTGCACTAATGAAAGCTATTAATTTGCACTTGAAACTTCACTTTCATGGCACAGAATAATTCAAAGCCCAGCCTTCAGCAGACCTGTCCTCTCGTTTCTTAAATAATAAACAGAAGGCAgagtctgtatgtttgtgttttgaggATCGAGGCACACCCAGCACATACTCGACATCGTCATCCAGAAAATGAAACCTCCAATTCAGCACATAAAGCAAAGAGCTGAATGTTAATATAATGATTTATCACATCTTAAACCTATAAACCATCGAgaagaaatacaaacactgacCTCAGATTTCTTAAAAATAGCAAAGCCCAACTAAGACGTTAACTCACTACAGTATATTCATATGTGGAGCATTGGTCCATTGAGAAATAACACAGGATTATAATATgcaaatacagttttttttaaaaggtaatttataaaaaagtgtttttaatttcatagTTTGTGCAAAAGAGTTATTTAATAATCAGATTTAAAGGATTAAAAGTGTTGGTTTATGTTAATTATATTGTTAAAGtagctaaaaaaacaacaaagaagtaGCTCAATATTCACTGTTTATcctcatttctgtgtttttatgctaAGTGTGGAAATGGAcacggttagcttagcttagcataaagccGAGGGAAACAGCTACCCTTAGCcttgttagcttagcttagcataaagactggaagccgagggaaacagctagccatGGCCTTGTGCAAAgttagacaaaaaaaaccctgccaCAAACACCTTTAAATCTCACTTATTGACATTTCTACTAttactttataataatatagtgtttgttttatcttatCTGCAGAGACCAAAACCTAAACTTTGAAGAAAGCCAAGCTAacagtttccttttctttcagtgtttgtgctaagctaagctaagctaagctagccgCTGCTCAATGCTAATTCTCTTTTAACAGATATCTTCTCTTCTAACCCTAAAAAACCCCCCAAagcaaataaatgcatttaactaaggctgcaactaatgattgattgttttccttgattaatcattttgtctataaaatgtcaaaaaattgtgaaaaatgcctCTTATAATCTTGCAAAGCCCGATGTGATATCTTAAAAAAGGCTAATTTTGTACAGTGAACAGcgcaaaacccaaagatattaaCTAAGCTATCATGTAAGACAAAGAAAACCAACATATGCTCACATTAGAGAGCCTGCAGCtaataaatatttgttgtttttttgcttttcaatGAATCGATTAAACATTCCCGACACTAATCTCATGTTTGATTAACAATAATGAGTTTATTAAACCTCATGTCGTCCTGGTAACAGTCAATACATGCAAAtgattacataaaaacaaaaataaaaacaaaataaaatgctacatttaatattttttttaaacagtatgGAAGTACACTGCGGACAATAATTGAAAAATTTGGATGTTTCAAATTGAACTACTCAAATTTAACGTAATTTGTTAATAAATGTTGGTTTAATACTGATGATTATGATTGAAAGTGCTCAAAgagaatacatatttaaaaggttaaatattccttctctgtgtgtataACATCATGTGCCATCTGAGGAAAACTCATTTTAATCAAACACCTCATGTCAAGTACCATAACGTCTGCAACATAACATAACGATTCATAATCATTCCCTGTTAGATGAACAATGAGACTTTATAAACAGATATGTGCAAGATGAAGTGACGTAAATGAGGCATGAATCATTGTCCTGGcttttccacttttccttcttcctccttttcctggtggggttttttttttttttttcctttctctcgaACCCGCAATCCCTCCCATTACAATCAAAGCCGCCACATCCAACATCCAACAGCAGATTAATGGGAGACTTCCTCTAACATTGCTTCACACAGTGGTAATTCATCTTTAATTGTGATACATTCCTTCTGGCTTCGTTCCCGGGTCTCTCCAGATGCACGGCTGTCTGTTTGACAATTAAATCCCTTTACAAATGTCTTCAGAGCTTTAAGTCGTTGCGCTTAAAGAGTCTGTGGTCGAAGCTCGAGAAATCCAACACATGCTGGTCAAACATCTGTCATGACTGCAGCTGGTTTTCGGCATTTTTCAAAAACCAGCTCAAAgatttgggggggtggggggggagggggtggggttgGAAAGTCTAGGACGGTGTCGTTCAAGTAAAAATACTCCTGTGATTCGTGACCAGGACAGTTTGGCTCTCCCGTcgcctttccttcttcctctccattCTCATCTTCCAGCAGACCACGCTGGACGCTAAGAGCAACAGTCCGGACGACAGGAGCACCAAGCCGAAGTAGGAGATGGTGGATCCGTGCGAGTTGAAGCTGTAAGCCACGGCGGTGACAACGATGCCCGCGATGAGCACGACCACGCCGAACGGGACTGTGCATCGGTAGCAGGACAGCTCCGCCCCGCCGGTTGCCGCGGTCAGCTGGACCTCGTTGACCAGAGGGATGTTCACTGACGTCACGCCGGACACGGGGCGCTCGCCGTTATTGGCTTTCTCAAGGGTCGCTGGCGTTCTCATGGTGTCTTTATTAGCTTCTTCTTGCATTGCAGGATCCAATTTTAACCAACAGATGGTTCCTCGGTGTCGCCTTGTTACCTTTTCTCCTCGTTAGGGTCTCCCGGTCtacataaaagaaagaaattcattaaagagagcagagagtatGCAAAAAGTCAAACTTGTTGCTCAACATTGTTACGCAGCATTTTGCAGATCTCGCAGATGCTTTTTGTTAGAATTCAACACCCGCATTTCACAattcaacacacacagcttccCGACCGCCACATGGTGCTTTAATAAACCCGAGTAACCTCTTTGCACAATCCAAGCCGCCTTCTGACCC encodes:
- the tmem100a gene encoding transmembrane protein 100 — translated: MQEEANKDTMRTPATLEKANNGERPVSGVTSVNIPLVNEVQLTAATGGAELSCYRCTVPFGVVVLIAGIVVTAVAYSFNSHGSTISYFGLVLLSSGLLLLASSVVCWKMRMERKKERRRESQTVLVTNHRSIFT